In one window of Tumebacillus algifaecis DNA:
- a CDS encoding spore coat protein, which yields MKPKARKRSGVTAFPKKAIKHRVEAPVDRYSAEEDIVMSEDTEQRWSALDLDMEHAGSRGRAPLLEDTIVEQEADVISETDQFSSESIHIKDSCDIAVRTTDVQAAVNLQAALQLAIALVLSISIADNNRAEAVAQELLQRVQVKQENRQRLIIDNSKCVRVSTLDADVSVNIQVLVQVLLAVVAKIDVL from the coding sequence TTGAAACCGAAAGCACGCAAACGTTCTGGGGTTACCGCTTTCCCCAAAAAAGCAATCAAGCACAGAGTGGAGGCGCCTGTAGATCGTTATTCGGCAGAGGAGGATATTGTCATGAGCGAAGACACCGAACAGCGTTGGTCTGCCCTGGATCTTGATATGGAACATGCCGGAAGCCGTGGCCGAGCTCCCTTGCTCGAAGATACGATCGTGGAGCAGGAGGCCGATGTCATCTCGGAAACGGATCAATTTTCCAGTGAATCGATCCACATCAAAGACTCTTGCGATATTGCGGTCCGAACGACCGATGTCCAGGCGGCTGTCAATTTGCAGGCAGCTTTGCAACTGGCGATCGCGCTCGTGCTGTCGATCTCGATCGCGGACAACAATCGCGCCGAAGCGGTGGCACAAGAACTGCTGCAACGAGTCCAAGTCAAGCAGGAAAACCGCCAGAGACTGATCATTGACAACTCCAAGTGCGTGCGCGTAAGCACCCTTGATGCGGACGTTTCGGTCAACATTCAGGTGCTGGTGCAAGTTCTACTCGCTGTGGTCGCTAAGATCGATGTGCTGTAA
- a CDS encoding spore coat protein yields the protein MANWSALDSNAKHPLCNRNEVEQEAEQVSRTLQRSEEVIIIRDSFGVEVSTTDTKAAVNLQVALQLAIAVVLSLTIADGDRAERITQELLQKVQVKQVNKQRTVIENSRNVEVITTDVDVAANIQVLVQVLLALVAKIEVL from the coding sequence GTGGCGAATTGGTCTGCACTCGATTCGAATGCCAAACATCCGCTTTGCAATCGGAACGAGGTCGAACAAGAAGCGGAGCAAGTTTCGAGAACTCTGCAACGGTCGGAAGAGGTTATCATCATCAGAGATTCTTTTGGCGTAGAAGTCTCAACGACCGATACAAAAGCGGCGGTCAATCTGCAAGTCGCTCTGCAACTGGCGATCGCCGTCGTGCTGAGCTTGACGATTGCAGATGGCGATCGCGCAGAAAGGATCACCCAAGAACTTCTGCAAAAAGTTCAAGTGAAACAAGTCAACAAACAGCGCACCGTGATCGAAAACTCTCGCAACGTCGAAGTGATCACCACCGACGTCGATGTGGCGGCGAACATCCAAGTGCTGGTGCAAGTTCTGTTGGCACTGGTTGCGAAAATTGAAGTTCTGTAA
- a CDS encoding DUF6063 family protein: MYSKESVERAIKLFVLLLEKGETDELDRDLVFAYKEDPAAQEIVAQMIEKEAGIKILGVGDKLYVTPAIDNKVFGYTNEELRVKLGLRSDNVAMGLKLYVAYFIILATLAMFYNSDDLNTKVRQYVPIEELEQYITEKLQMTGEGEYGAYLSQEYEFNFQQVAEFWQNMPAFDETLTNQRMGRNSRVSYILKVWSFLEGEGLAKLAIDSELHPTDKLDHMVRKYYSHQKRKNDLLALISQKEIFYA, translated from the coding sequence ATGTATAGCAAAGAGAGCGTCGAGCGGGCGATCAAACTGTTTGTGTTGCTGCTTGAAAAAGGCGAGACGGATGAGTTGGACCGCGACCTCGTGTTTGCCTATAAGGAAGACCCTGCTGCGCAAGAGATTGTCGCGCAGATGATCGAAAAAGAGGCAGGCATTAAGATTTTGGGTGTCGGTGACAAGCTGTATGTCACTCCGGCGATTGACAATAAAGTATTCGGCTATACGAATGAAGAGTTGCGCGTGAAGCTTGGCCTGCGCTCCGACAATGTGGCGATGGGGCTGAAGCTGTATGTGGCCTATTTTATTATTTTGGCGACGCTCGCCATGTTTTACAATTCGGACGATCTGAACACCAAAGTGCGGCAGTACGTGCCGATCGAAGAGCTCGAGCAGTACATCACGGAAAAGCTGCAGATGACGGGCGAAGGGGAATATGGCGCGTACTTGTCGCAGGAGTATGAGTTCAATTTCCAGCAGGTGGCCGAGTTTTGGCAGAACATGCCGGCCTTCGATGAGACGCTGACCAACCAGCGGATGGGGCGCAACTCGCGGGTGTCCTACATTTTGAAAGTCTGGTCGTTCCTAGAGGGAGAAGGGTTGGCCAAGCTGGCGATCGATTCGGAACTGCATCCGACCGACAAGCTCGACCATATGGTGCGCAAATATTATTCGCATCAGAAGCGGAAAAACGACCTGTTGGCACTGATTTCGCAAAAGGAGATTTTCTATGCCTAG
- a CDS encoding coiled-coil domain-containing protein, whose product MPSINRIRLVNIQYDKGGKQYADELFKLHGKNTLFNLANGGGKTLWLQLVTQAALPGAMYGSRRMVDLLAHERYTGHILVEWKLDNFAEREFLLTGFCFTKSADEEGELKYFTYTHQYKIADEFGIVKMPLVNEGRVLSYGDFYNLLRKEGSAGGRKLQTFSQHDRRKYINHLAPYNIYEKEWLAIRTTNGSEGGMDGFFARSKTEQSLLENLLIPTVDQALFQDDDEAQDLANSFMRYKDKLLRIPQIEKNLEEFRVIEEAGRTVLEKVERYSESGALKRELEGQLTSLKGRLEEMVVERTEEAEALELIVGGLKEQIREEEFKQASLDVNALQEQFRKAEVAVQAFSQRLSELEEAETEAEQQVRLHRAVPKFLQIKEFEKRLARDQETLAGLDMQNEDLLTELSTYRGQFLTLWQERVETLQAELAAKQADSHKWKEVERAADQRLVELADALNDLSKTSGEIAVWFKQFEQQKRAVITSLGEEIAEEPVLHRDDLRWKEIEWTNAVRELEAKIEQNEAQIEKGQADIETAKDEQRTAKRDQERTESKIAEYEARKMQVQGRLELLDLSRTDLHGSKADLELALTQKREGYAREYAKLAAKKGAVEEKVELLKSDHYIPSQDLLYFQQVLGDWGIEAVLGSQWLQEQEEALRESYVRANPLLPYALLLGDGEIKKLHDPRLDWEGVRVESLVPLFAMSSLTAVETAGDSQVMPLGAGGFVSLHGGYSPFLSQDSLNKRRAGLQDEELDLIAKMEVVEKSRRHIEQVIDELSRYFDTYGKDPLHTLQTKRDAWLLKCAEKGEEIERLSASIAELRSQVAEAKQDIKRHAEQVEGLREQLRLLDPFAGLAAERKEREAQRSGQKEQEAALKAEQRDVVKSRQEAREQEERLMPALFQLENETTALQKEREKYVGTSDLEALPAEAGLTYDQVQGKLDSLEDLLAQKSVGRDELVRLIQNHEESIKQNLDYIAEQKVTDAELAAFQSAPPASELTYWESRLKATQSEQKLVEKDRSAVQAEQKKLEGMIETEEKKVQKEYERKPYRYGDDVDLGAEKERLKLLLSDLWMQRKSNESAREETKTSLDVVKSLLQKAETLLSAYSIECEPLELPEERANKLIHEPTAVVAEIDKALQKTTKQTEERRRELDDEFYRFERSIDKYESKIVQKFIRSVIDSKSEGDMNDIEQVRPVFEKCFEMMNLYIEKAHLERQELEEAKEELVHRCLQHADRVYDNLKSIAQYTKIDYRGKKVQAIDIQLKEKWEEPEGLRVMSSYLHALTEELQAKVAKGEDEDDIEKWLLIKLSSKHLLNVTAPIGEARIKVFKPQQVPGEKVRYDHWSEIMKWSGGEQYTGCFAMFIAVLSYLRAKMSGIENASKVLLADNPFGVVSSPHLLQVIFKLAQANRVQMICLSDHNKQSIYDLFEVVYSLKLVPALGRSIIQSTERRPESVMEAGFYEIDFDQEVETEQKSLPI is encoded by the coding sequence ATGCCTAGCATTAATCGGATTCGATTGGTCAATATTCAGTACGACAAAGGCGGCAAGCAGTACGCCGATGAACTGTTCAAACTGCACGGCAAGAACACCCTGTTCAACCTCGCTAACGGAGGGGGCAAGACGCTGTGGTTGCAGTTGGTCACACAGGCCGCGCTGCCAGGTGCGATGTACGGATCACGGCGGATGGTCGATCTGTTGGCGCATGAGCGCTACACCGGCCATATTTTGGTGGAGTGGAAGCTCGACAATTTTGCGGAGCGCGAGTTTTTGCTGACCGGGTTTTGTTTTACCAAGTCGGCCGATGAGGAAGGCGAACTGAAGTATTTCACCTACACGCATCAGTATAAGATCGCCGATGAGTTTGGGATTGTGAAAATGCCGCTGGTAAACGAGGGGCGCGTCTTGTCCTATGGCGATTTCTACAATCTCTTGCGCAAGGAAGGAAGTGCTGGCGGACGCAAGTTGCAGACGTTTTCACAGCATGACCGCAGGAAGTACATCAATCATCTCGCCCCCTACAACATCTATGAAAAAGAGTGGCTGGCGATTCGCACGACCAACGGATCGGAAGGCGGGATGGACGGCTTCTTTGCCCGTTCGAAGACGGAGCAGTCATTGCTTGAGAACCTGCTGATTCCGACAGTCGATCAGGCGCTGTTTCAGGATGACGATGAAGCGCAGGACCTGGCCAACTCGTTTATGCGCTACAAGGACAAATTGCTGCGCATTCCGCAGATTGAGAAGAACTTGGAAGAGTTCCGCGTGATCGAAGAGGCGGGGCGCACCGTGTTGGAGAAGGTCGAGCGCTACTCGGAGTCAGGTGCCTTGAAGCGTGAACTGGAAGGGCAGTTGACCTCGCTCAAAGGCCGGCTGGAAGAGATGGTGGTCGAGCGGACGGAGGAAGCGGAGGCGCTGGAACTGATCGTGGGCGGCTTGAAAGAGCAGATTCGCGAGGAGGAATTCAAGCAAGCGTCGCTCGATGTCAATGCGCTGCAGGAGCAGTTCCGCAAGGCGGAAGTGGCGGTGCAGGCGTTTTCGCAACGGCTGTCCGAGCTAGAGGAAGCGGAGACGGAAGCAGAACAGCAGGTGCGTTTGCACCGCGCGGTGCCCAAGTTTTTGCAGATCAAGGAGTTTGAGAAACGACTAGCCCGCGACCAAGAGACGCTGGCCGGGTTGGATATGCAAAATGAGGACCTGTTGACCGAACTGTCAACCTATCGCGGGCAGTTTTTGACTTTGTGGCAGGAGCGCGTCGAGACGCTCCAGGCAGAGCTTGCCGCGAAGCAGGCTGACAGTCACAAGTGGAAAGAGGTCGAGCGGGCGGCCGATCAGCGGCTGGTCGAACTGGCCGATGCGCTCAACGACCTGTCGAAAACGAGCGGTGAGATCGCGGTCTGGTTTAAGCAGTTCGAACAGCAAAAGCGTGCGGTGATCACTTCACTCGGTGAGGAAATCGCTGAGGAGCCCGTCCTGCATCGCGATGATCTGCGCTGGAAGGAGATCGAGTGGACCAACGCCGTGCGCGAGTTGGAAGCAAAGATTGAGCAAAACGAGGCGCAGATCGAAAAAGGGCAAGCTGACATCGAGACGGCCAAAGATGAGCAGCGTACGGCCAAGCGAGATCAGGAACGAACAGAGTCAAAGATCGCCGAGTACGAGGCGCGCAAGATGCAGGTGCAAGGCCGCTTGGAACTGCTCGATCTGTCGCGAACCGATCTGCACGGGTCGAAGGCCGATCTGGAACTGGCCCTGACGCAAAAGCGAGAAGGCTATGCGCGTGAGTATGCCAAACTTGCGGCGAAAAAGGGTGCGGTCGAAGAAAAGGTGGAGCTGCTGAAAAGCGATCATTACATCCCGAGTCAGGATCTGCTCTATTTTCAGCAGGTATTGGGAGATTGGGGCATCGAAGCGGTGCTCGGGTCGCAGTGGTTGCAAGAGCAGGAGGAAGCGTTGCGCGAGTCGTATGTGCGAGCCAATCCGCTACTGCCGTATGCGCTGTTGCTTGGCGACGGGGAGATCAAGAAACTGCACGATCCCCGTTTGGACTGGGAAGGCGTGCGCGTCGAGAGTTTGGTGCCGCTGTTTGCCATGTCGTCGCTGACCGCTGTGGAGACGGCGGGCGACAGTCAGGTCATGCCGCTTGGGGCGGGCGGATTTGTTTCCCTGCACGGCGGATATTCGCCGTTCCTGTCCCAAGATTCGCTGAACAAGCGCCGCGCTGGGCTGCAAGACGAGGAGCTCGATCTGATCGCGAAGATGGAGGTCGTGGAGAAGTCGCGCCGCCACATCGAACAGGTGATCGACGAACTGAGCCGCTATTTTGACACGTATGGGAAAGACCCGCTCCACACGTTGCAGACTAAGCGCGATGCATGGCTGCTGAAATGTGCGGAAAAAGGGGAGGAGATCGAACGCTTGTCCGCTTCGATCGCCGAACTGCGCAGTCAAGTTGCCGAAGCGAAACAGGACATCAAGCGGCATGCGGAACAGGTGGAGGGGCTGCGTGAACAGTTGCGCCTGCTCGACCCGTTTGCCGGACTCGCCGCCGAACGCAAGGAGCGAGAAGCACAGCGCAGTGGACAAAAGGAGCAGGAAGCGGCGTTAAAAGCGGAGCAGCGTGACGTGGTCAAATCCCGTCAGGAAGCGCGCGAGCAGGAAGAGCGTTTGATGCCAGCCTTGTTCCAGCTGGAGAACGAGACGACCGCTTTGCAAAAGGAGCGCGAGAAGTACGTCGGGACGAGCGATCTCGAAGCGCTTCCGGCAGAGGCGGGTCTGACCTACGACCAAGTCCAAGGCAAGCTCGATTCGCTGGAAGACCTCTTGGCCCAAAAGTCGGTCGGTCGCGACGAACTGGTGCGGCTGATTCAAAACCATGAGGAGTCGATCAAACAGAACCTGGACTATATCGCGGAGCAAAAGGTGACAGACGCAGAACTGGCCGCTTTTCAAAGCGCGCCGCCCGCATCGGAACTCACCTACTGGGAGAGTCGGTTGAAAGCGACGCAAAGCGAGCAGAAGCTGGTTGAAAAGGACCGCTCCGCTGTGCAGGCCGAGCAAAAGAAGCTCGAAGGCATGATTGAGACAGAAGAGAAAAAAGTACAAAAAGAGTATGAGCGCAAGCCTTATCGCTACGGTGATGATGTCGATTTGGGTGCAGAAAAGGAGCGCTTGAAGCTACTGCTCAGCGACCTGTGGATGCAGCGCAAATCGAACGAAAGCGCGCGCGAAGAGACGAAAACCTCTCTAGATGTGGTGAAAAGTCTGTTGCAGAAAGCGGAGACGCTGTTGTCTGCCTACTCGATCGAATGCGAACCGCTGGAACTGCCCGAGGAGCGTGCGAACAAACTGATCCATGAGCCGACTGCGGTGGTCGCCGAGATCGACAAAGCGCTGCAGAAGACGACCAAGCAGACCGAGGAGCGCCGTCGCGAGTTGGACGATGAATTCTACCGTTTCGAGCGCTCGATCGACAAGTATGAGTCGAAGATCGTGCAGAAGTTCATCCGTTCGGTGATCGATTCCAAATCGGAAGGCGACATGAACGACATCGAGCAGGTGCGCCCGGTGTTTGAGAAGTGCTTTGAGATGATGAACCTGTATATCGAAAAAGCGCACTTGGAGCGTCAGGAATTGGAAGAGGCGAAAGAAGAGCTGGTCCACCGCTGTCTGCAACATGCGGATCGCGTGTATGACAACCTGAAAAGCATCGCGCAGTACACCAAGATCGACTACCGTGGGAAAAAAGTGCAGGCGATCGACATCCAGCTCAAAGAGAAGTGGGAAGAGCCGGAAGGGTTGCGCGTGATGAGTTCGTACCTCCATGCGCTCACCGAGGAACTACAAGCGAAAGTGGCGAAAGGCGAAGATGAGGACGACATCGAAAAATGGCTGTTGATCAAGCTGTCGTCAAAACATCTGCTCAACGTCACCGCCCCGATTGGCGAAGCGCGGATCAAAGTGTTCAAGCCCCAGCAGGTGCCGGGGGAGAAGGTGCGCTATGACCACTGGTCGGAGATCATGAAGTGGTCGGGTGGCGAGCAGTACACGGGCTGTTTTGCGATGTTTATCGCCGTCTTGTCCTACTTGCGGGCGAAGATGTCCGGGATTGAAAATGCCAGCAAGGTATTGCTCGCTGACAACCCATTTGGGGTGGTGTCCTCACCGCATCTCCTGCAGGTCATTTTCAAACTGGCGCAGGCCAACCGTGTGCAGATGATCTGCCTGTCCGACCACAACAAGCAGTCGATCTACGACCTGTTTGAAGTGGTGTACTCATTGAAACTCGTACCTGCGCTGGGCCGTTCGATCATCCAATCGACCGAGCGTCGTCCGGAAAGCGTGATGGAAGCTGGTTTCTACGAGATCGATTTCGATCAGGAAGTGGAGACGGAGCAGAAGTCGTTGCCAATTTAA
- a CDS encoding helix-turn-helix domain-containing protein — MLVFDGETRNRIIGDNLRRYRLLRGYTQDEAAEGLCSISQLSKVENGKTQLKPSLLKILAERLGVTMEQLESADSLLDELNESLELGKAAVTAGHFEKAFSFYQNVISTSREHGYQQVFVEAVLGECRLLNRLHGGAGVVERIGEVLEDPDGASEAKQRVELLIELGKAHRLNGNMMMAHDCYCRADEEFEHVKGKKETHLRTYYELADCHFYMQNYRTALRYIEKAEQLAQELLMHLTRIRCTYYKATILRKMGHDEKAKALFLGALKEAQDNQLLFDVATINNNLGCLYKASCEYGHAIMHFQRAIQVFELLNQEQYFCDPYLNLAEIALAMQDVTKCQRYLSEVMNIVERSGGQQYMEQARALQILSWIERDAGNFERYSEQAQEVLALYEQHAVVGEAYELAVELADAYYERQDARAVELYRKAIELNAHLIAFGIKR, encoded by the coding sequence GTGCTGGTGTTTGATGGGGAAACCAGAAACCGGATCATAGGTGATAATTTGCGCCGCTACCGTTTACTGCGCGGGTATACGCAGGATGAGGCGGCGGAAGGGTTGTGCAGCATCTCACAGTTGAGCAAAGTGGAAAACGGCAAGACACAGCTCAAGCCGTCTCTGCTGAAAATTTTGGCAGAGCGTCTCGGCGTGACGATGGAACAGTTGGAGTCGGCCGATTCGCTGCTCGATGAATTGAACGAGTCGCTCGAACTAGGCAAGGCGGCTGTGACGGCCGGGCATTTTGAAAAGGCGTTCTCCTTTTATCAAAATGTGATCAGTACCAGTCGCGAGCACGGGTATCAACAGGTGTTCGTGGAAGCGGTGCTTGGAGAATGCAGATTGCTCAACCGTCTGCATGGTGGTGCCGGAGTGGTGGAGCGAATCGGTGAGGTGCTCGAAGATCCGGACGGTGCGAGTGAGGCGAAACAGCGGGTTGAGCTGTTGATCGAACTGGGTAAAGCGCACCGTTTGAACGGCAATATGATGATGGCGCATGACTGCTATTGCCGGGCTGATGAGGAATTTGAACATGTGAAAGGCAAGAAGGAGACGCATCTGCGAACCTATTATGAATTGGCCGACTGCCATTTTTATATGCAGAATTATCGTACAGCGCTTCGCTATATCGAGAAAGCGGAGCAACTGGCGCAGGAGCTGTTGATGCATTTGACCCGCATCCGCTGCACCTATTATAAAGCGACCATTTTGCGGAAGATGGGTCATGATGAGAAGGCGAAAGCGTTGTTTTTGGGAGCGCTGAAAGAGGCGCAGGACAACCAATTGCTGTTCGATGTGGCGACGATTAACAACAACCTCGGCTGCTTGTATAAGGCATCCTGCGAATACGGACATGCGATTATGCATTTTCAGCGGGCGATACAGGTCTTTGAACTGCTCAATCAGGAGCAGTACTTTTGCGATCCCTATCTGAATCTGGCCGAGATTGCACTGGCCATGCAGGACGTGACGAAATGCCAGCGCTATCTTAGTGAAGTGATGAACATCGTCGAGCGTTCTGGCGGTCAACAGTACATGGAGCAGGCACGGGCCTTGCAAATCCTCAGTTGGATCGAGCGGGATGCCGGGAATTTTGAACGGTATTCTGAGCAGGCGCAAGAGGTGCTGGCGCTCTACGAGCAGCATGCAGTCGTTGGCGAGGCGTATGAACTTGCGGTCGAACTGGCGGATGCATACTACGAGCGCCAAGATGCGCGAGCGGTCGAACTGTACCGCAAGGCGATCGAGTTGAACGCACATCTGATCGCGTTTGGGATCAAGAGATAG
- a CDS encoding winged helix-turn-helix domain-containing protein — MEILPLSDTQGEDFLLTLTKEDVKRLALYKQGLYHTPTAATPEAARQIFEKLGCVQLDTLNVVTRSQHLIFWSRMKEFQSEWFHQFYEQGQMFEHYLHALSVLPMKEHVYMQPFLKHFQTSRVARTELHDRLLTAIHARGSLTGQQAASELDLPKTSKDTWQLSPVRRALDELWRSGEIGVVRDTKFHKVYVRIEDQVPAELLHQDVTIEETVRRYVRLALSALGAATERDVADYFRFKRETVRPVLAEFLQVRVEGDAEPYYMLPEDADLLPLSEEPTHATFLSPFDNLIWHRPRLEKIFDTEFRLESYVPQAQRKFGYFALPILVGGNLIGTIDLKAERKHKTLHINKLVLFDPAKKQEQLPVIESILHRLTAFLRLDTIQQAE; from the coding sequence ATGGAAATCCTCCCCTTATCAGATACACAAGGGGAGGATTTTTTGCTGACACTCACCAAAGAAGACGTCAAACGACTCGCGCTGTATAAGCAAGGCTTGTACCACACGCCGACTGCTGCCACACCAGAAGCAGCTCGACAGATTTTTGAAAAATTGGGCTGTGTGCAACTCGACACGCTCAATGTGGTCACGCGCAGCCAACATCTGATCTTCTGGTCGCGAATGAAAGAGTTTCAAAGCGAGTGGTTCCATCAATTTTACGAGCAGGGGCAGATGTTTGAGCACTATCTGCACGCCTTGTCGGTGTTGCCGATGAAAGAGCACGTCTACATGCAACCGTTCTTGAAGCACTTCCAAACATCTCGGGTCGCACGCACCGAGCTGCACGACCGCCTGCTCACAGCGATTCATGCGCGCGGCTCGCTGACCGGACAGCAAGCGGCCAGCGAGTTAGATCTGCCCAAGACGTCCAAAGACACTTGGCAGCTGAGCCCGGTGCGCCGCGCCTTAGACGAGCTGTGGCGCAGCGGCGAGATCGGCGTGGTGCGCGACACCAAGTTTCACAAAGTCTACGTCCGCATCGAAGATCAGGTGCCCGCAGAACTTCTGCACCAAGACGTGACGATCGAGGAGACGGTGCGCCGCTACGTCCGGCTGGCTTTGTCTGCGCTGGGCGCAGCGACCGAGCGCGACGTGGCCGACTATTTCCGCTTCAAACGCGAAACGGTGCGCCCCGTGCTCGCTGAGTTTTTGCAAGTGCGCGTGGAAGGGGATGCGGAGCCCTACTACATGCTGCCCGAAGACGCCGATCTGCTCCCACTGTCCGAGGAGCCGACCCATGCCACCTTCCTCTCCCCCTTCGACAATCTGATCTGGCATCGCCCGCGCTTGGAAAAAATATTCGACACCGAGTTCCGCCTCGAAAGCTACGTTCCGCAAGCGCAGCGCAAATTCGGCTACTTTGCCCTGCCCATCCTGGTCGGCGGCAACCTGATTGGCACGATCGACCTCAAAGCGGAGCGCAAGCATAAGACTTTACACATCAACAAACTCGTGCTGTTCGATCCCGCCAAAAAGCAGGAGCAACTACCAGTGATCGAAAGCATTCTCCACCGCCTGACCGCGTTTCTCCGCTTAGACACTATTCAGCAAGCGGAGTGA
- a CDS encoding dynamin family protein yields MINQLLGADILPSSPIPTSANIVEIKGGAHKQALAYLTDGDAIEFDLETELEQIKNYAADGNKVVKIEITHPSKLLSEHVSVMDTPGIDSTDDAHKVSTESALHLADVIFYVMDYNHVQSELNFSFTKTLKDRGKPVYLVVNQIDKHMDFELDFEEYRDSVREGFATWGIEPDGLFFTSLMEADHEENMYDQLEDKLHQLFADKAALLSNSVVASALYLIEEHAKVRAAKNAERKAELRAVLDSFGEDTEEIVGQAQVLQEEYSVWLAAPEALAEDLKKAVGSLLDNAKITPFQTTEKAGAYVASRRPGFKVGFLFGNAKKTQEEIDNRLQALYSDLQDKVQTNIDWHIRGILVQAVERFNLHDEAFHKAVADTFHVDFQPELLAAAVKEGGLSSDEYMYQYAKDIAAEIKSLYRREAQRFIEMGVALAKRRAETDGAQHRDLIAKAEQIGAALTEIEALNRAEQGDVDSLIGILSGKGA; encoded by the coding sequence ATGATCAATCAACTGCTCGGTGCGGATATCTTGCCGTCCAGCCCGATTCCGACATCGGCTAACATCGTGGAGATCAAAGGCGGCGCGCACAAGCAGGCGCTCGCCTACCTCACCGACGGCGATGCGATCGAGTTTGACCTCGAGACGGAGCTGGAGCAGATCAAGAACTACGCCGCTGACGGCAACAAAGTGGTGAAGATCGAGATCACCCACCCGAGCAAACTGCTCAGCGAGCACGTCTCGGTGATGGATACGCCGGGGATCGACTCGACTGATGATGCGCATAAAGTATCGACCGAATCGGCTTTGCATTTGGCCGATGTGATTTTTTATGTCATGGACTACAACCATGTCCAGTCGGAGTTGAATTTTTCATTTACCAAGACGCTGAAAGACCGTGGGAAACCGGTCTATCTCGTCGTGAATCAGATCGACAAGCATATGGATTTTGAGCTTGATTTTGAGGAGTACCGCGACAGTGTGCGTGAAGGGTTTGCCACGTGGGGCATCGAGCCGGACGGGTTGTTCTTCACCTCGTTGATGGAAGCGGACCATGAGGAGAACATGTACGACCAACTGGAGGACAAGCTCCACCAATTGTTTGCCGACAAAGCGGCTTTGCTGTCCAACAGCGTGGTCGCTTCCGCTCTGTACCTGATCGAAGAACATGCCAAGGTGCGGGCCGCCAAAAATGCGGAACGCAAAGCGGAACTGCGCGCTGTGCTGGACAGCTTTGGCGAAGATACTGAGGAGATTGTCGGTCAGGCTCAGGTCCTGCAAGAGGAGTACTCAGTATGGCTTGCCGCACCAGAAGCGCTCGCCGAAGATCTCAAAAAGGCGGTCGGGTCGCTGCTCGACAACGCCAAGATCACTCCGTTCCAAACGACCGAAAAGGCAGGTGCTTATGTAGCCAGCCGCCGTCCCGGCTTCAAAGTCGGCTTTCTTTTTGGCAACGCCAAGAAGACGCAAGAGGAGATCGACAACCGCCTGCAAGCGCTGTACAGCGATTTGCAAGACAAGGTGCAGACCAACATCGACTGGCACATCCGCGGAATTTTGGTGCAAGCGGTCGAACGCTTCAACCTGCATGATGAAGCGTTTCACAAAGCGGTCGCCGATACGTTCCATGTTGACTTCCAACCGGAACTGCTCGCGGCGGCGGTCAAAGAAGGCGGTCTGTCGTCCGATGAATACATGTACCAGTATGCAAAAGACATCGCAGCGGAGATCAAGTCGCTCTACCGCCGCGAAGCGCAGCGCTTCATCGAAATGGGGGTCGCCCTCGCGAAACGCCGTGCCGAAACGGATGGCGCACAGCATCGCGACCTGATCGCCAAAGCTGAGCAGATCGGGGCGGCGTTGACCGAGATCGAGGCGCTCAACCGGGCGGAGCAAGGCGATGTAGACTCGTTAATCGGTATTTTGTCAGGGAAGGGTGCGTAA